The Dehalococcoidia bacterium genomic sequence TTGACGGATATATTCTGTCTCATGCTCGCATTATAACAGACCTTCCACACCCATTGACAACCCTGGCCGATGGCAAGGGGTTGTGGCAAGCCAGATTTCCGCTAACGGAGAGGAAAATGACCACTTTCTAAGAGGGCGGATAGACTGACACCACCTGATTATCCGCTCGCTGGAGACAGATACCGCGTTGTACAGTTGAAGCCAACCCTGCGGCATAGTACAATAGCAAGGGCAGGCCGGGGTGGCGGAACTGGCAGACGCAGAGGACTTAAAATCCTCCGGAGCAATCCTTGTGGGTTCGAGTCCCTCCCCCGGCACTTAAGAGAAACATATGTGGGCTTTGACACTGTCGGTGCTTGTCCTGGCTTACCTGCTGGGAGCCTTCCCAACAGCTTATATCGCAGGGCGCATCGCCTGCGGTAAAGACATACGCCAGATGGGCGATGGCAATATGGGCGCTCAAAACGCCTTCCGCCTGTTCGGCCCGCGTATCGGCATCACAGTAGGGATAATCGATTTTCTCAAGGGCATCGTGGTAGTCTCAATAGCACAGTTCGCCGATATGAGCATGCCCGTCATCTTGCTGGCCGGCATACTGGCAGTTGCCGGCCACAACTGGCCTGTGTTTTTACATTGCCGGGGAGGCCGGGGAGAGGCTACCACCATAGGGGTACTGTTTTTACTGGTTACATGGCCGATGCTTATCGCCGGTCTTGTCAGCCTGCTGACTTTGCTTAAAACAAAAAATGTTACGCTTGCCAGCGTGCCGCTTTTCGTGCTGTTACCGTTTTTAGGCTGGGTTTTCCATGTAAAGGGAATCTATATTATATACGGTATGGCTTTACCCAGCCTGGTCGCCCTCACTCACCTGTCCAGGGTATGGCGACAGGTGCCGCATCAGGTTTAAGCCTTTTTGCGGCGCTGAAGCACCTCGCGAAGACGTTGCCACCAGGGTTCGGCCACCGGCTTTTCCGGCTTCGGTGGGGCCAGCAGTTTTACCTGCCCCTCCAGATTGCGGATGCGCTCGGCGGCGGCCCCCAATTGCGCCGCCAGCGCCAGATTCTTTTCCTGCAGTTCGCGGATGAGGTCGAAGCTCTCGCTCGACGGCTGCCCCGAGGTCTTGCCAGCAGTTTTGCCGTTGTCCATGGTCAGATTGGGGTCCAGTTGCGGGGGTAGCTCCAGTATGCGGTATTCGTCGCCGAAGCTGCCCTTGACGAGCTCGGCCTTGAGCTTACCGGCCTTTATGTAGCGCCTGATGGTGCGCGTGGAAACATTGAGTCTTTTGGCTGCTTCGTTAATGTTAAAACTTTGATTCGCCATAGTGTGGACAGTGTATAGTCAACTGGCCGTGGTTGTCAAGGGGTAGATGGACAGATAGAAACCATATGACATCAATCATCGGACAGCCCGAGAAGGTCAGGAGCGAAAAATGAAAAAAGCGAGGTTGGGAAACCCCCTAGTCAATCTTCCGCGTCGCGGTTACGGATGTCCACTCCCACCGCCGGTGACATGGGCAGCAAAAGAGTGGCGCCGGGCTGGCGCTGAAGGTAAGAACGGGTGTAACTGGTGGGGTAAGAGTAGACCACCTGTACCTTGGGATGTTCAAGGCAGAAAAGAAATACCCCTACAGTCTGCGGTTTGGTGCCGAAAGGCCCCACCACCACGTTAAAAGAATCGCGCACTTCATGGTAAATTGATTCCAGCATATTGCGCACCCCGTAAGGATCGTCGGGCGGGACGTCGCGTAATTCAACGCCTGCCTGAGCCAGCAGATAGGCGTTGTTTTTCTGAGCGTACTCCAGATAATCCGTCTGGCCATCTCTCGGAGGATTGCTGATGAGGGCGATGGTGCGCACCGGGTTGAAATGCTTCCAGACACTGAGGCTCCGCTCCGGCTCAAATCCAAGCAGCAGCACCAGCAACGTTTGCTTTTCGAACGATATGGTCCCGAAGAAATTGGCCACGGTGGTGATTTGCTCTACGCCGCGAGTAAGCTTGGTGGGGGTATACGCCTGGGTGGTGTGGATAATGCGCGGTATGCCCAGATTCTGCTCGGCCACGATGAAGTAGAGGAGTTGTAGAAGGTATATCTTGGTAAACCCGCTGATATCGAAGGTGATAAACGGTTCGTCGGTATCTTTGGGCTTGCACTTGGGCCAGATATTTTTTAGCTGGCTTATAGCTTCCGCTGGATTGTCGCGCTGACAGCGGATGATATAGACGCCCTCACCGGTATGCCGGCTGAGCTGCGACTGTAGTTTGAAAAGATTGGTATCGACTTCCTTGGTATAAAAAGGTTCCTCGATGACAAAGATAACGCTGTAGCGAACCCTGAAACCAGGGCCCAGTTTGAGCGCCCCCGAAAGACACCTGTCCTCGAAACTGGCGCAGCAGACAAAAAGGTCGTCAGCGCCATACTCATTTAACCGAGGTAACTTGTCTACCGCAACGGGTTCGCCGTAGGCCTTCATGACACCAGAACCCCTTTTTCTTGTGGCAATCTTTTGCCCCGGATAATGCCAATATAGACTGCCTGTTTAAGATTGTCAAACCATCTAAGAGCAATTTTTCTCTTTCGTAAAGCCCAAAAGAAAAGAGGCCGGATTAGTTCCAGCCTCTTTCACCTTGACGGGTGAAGGGGACTATTTTCCGATCTTGAACATTTTGGTGCCGCAGACGGGACAGACGCCCTGGGTGGCCGGGCGGCCATTCTTCATGGTGATGCCCTTGGCGTTCTTCATCTCCCTCTTGGTGCGGCACTTTACACAATAACCCTGCATGGAACACCTCCTTTGGTGAGTTTGGTGCTAGGATAGACCATTCGTAACTCAAATGTCAATAGCTTTGAGTTAGATTTGGAATATTTTTTCCAAAAACTTTGGTAACAGTCTTGACACTGGTGATTCCGTCTCCGATAATTATAAGTGCATAACAAGCGTGTCCTTTAAAATATTTCCAGCACGGGGGCTGGAGAAGGCAGGATGTGTACTATGATTAAAACAACCTCATCATTAAAGGCGCTGGTATGTCTCGGAGCTGCCGCAGTGGTAACCCTCACAGGAGCCTGTGCGGGAAGTTCGCCGTCAACATCCACGACTCCTTTCGACCCCGGCGCGCCGCTGGTGCAATTCTCCACCAGCCACTTCGCCGGTGCGGGTAACTGCGCGCAATGTCACAGCAACCTTAAGGATGCCAGCGGTAAAGACGTGTCCATAGATACCCAGTGGCGTTCCACCATGATGGCCAATGCCGCCAGGGACCCTTACTTCCTGGCCAAAGTTGCTTCTGAAGCGGCCGACCTGCCGGCTTTGAAAAGCGCCATCGAAGATGCCTGCGCCATCTGCCACATGCCCATGGCGCGCACTCAGGCGGTAAGTGACGGCACGACCGTTTCCGTGCTGGGAAATGGATTCCTCAGCGCGTCCAACAGCCTGAATAAAGCCGCCCTGGACGGCAATTCCTGCACGCTGTGTCATCAGATTCAAAGCAGCGGGCTCGGCACGCCAGACACCTTCGACGGCAAATATGTTATCGATACGTCCACCAAAGCGCCCAACCGCATCGCGTTCGGTCATTATGCCAACCCTCTCATCGACCCCATGCAGAGCGTGGTGGGTTTTACTCCGGCTCTGGGGGAGCAGACCAACAGCGCCGGTTTGTGTGGCACCTGCCATACTGTCTACACACCTTTCGTCGACAGCCAGGGTAATGTAAAAGGGACATTCCCGGAGCAAACGCCCTACATGGAGTGGGCTAACAGTATTTACGGTAGCAACCCCGCCCAGCAACTTGCCTGCCAGTTCTGCCACATGCCTCTCGCCAGCGGCCCCGTGGCGATTTCTAACAATCCCACTACCATCACGCCGCGCAGTACATTCTACCAGCATGGCTTCATCGGCGGCAGCAGCCTGATACTTAACATAATGAGTTCACATGTCTCTGATCTCAAACTAAGCGCTTCTACAGAACAGATGCTGGCAACCTCTCAACTTACCAGCACCCAGCTCGGCACACGTTCGGGGCAGGTTTCCGTTGTGAGCAGTGTCATTGAAAACGGAGTTATGAAGGTCACCCTTTCTGTTTCCGACCAGACAGGCCACAAATTCCCCACCGGCTTCCCCTCCCGCCGCGTCTGGATTCAATTCACCGTGACCGATAGTTCGGGCAAGGTGGTCTTCGAATCGGGCAAACCCAATGCCGACGGCAGAATCAGCGGCAATGATGCAGACTCCAAGACCGGGGCTTACGAGCCGCACTACAATCTCATCACCCGGTCCGACCAGGTACAGATTTACGAGTCAATCATGAGCGATACGGACGGCAAGGTAACCTACAACCTCTTGCGCGCAGCGAGCTATCTCAAGGATAACCGCCTGCTACCGACAGGATTCAATAAGGCGACGGCGCCCCCCGACGCGGGCGTTTACGGTGATGCTTTAAACGATGCGAATTTCATCGGCGGCTCGGACCAGGTAACATATCAGATAAGCCTGAGCGGCAAGGGCACATACATCGTCACCGCCCGTTTGCTTTATCAGACGATTTCCTATCAGTTCGCCAAGGCATTCCTTGGCAGCGACGCGCTGGTCAAGAGCTTCCTCGGCTATTACCAGGCGGCCGACAAGACTCCCAACCTGGTGTCATCGGTATCAAAGACCTTGGGCTAACTTGTCCTGGATTGCTAAAGAGGAGGCTTTCCGTCTGGGAGAGCCTCCTCTTTTCTTTGCCGCCTGTGGCTGCCTTTGACGGCGGAGCCAAAAAAGGCTAATATATAAACTTTGGGAAAGGAGTGTCTGCCCTAGCAGTGGGTCAAAACA encodes the following:
- a CDS encoding glycerol-3-phosphate acyltransferase, with the translated sequence MWALTLSVLVLAYLLGAFPTAYIAGRIACGKDIRQMGDGNMGAQNAFRLFGPRIGITVGIIDFLKGIVVVSIAQFADMSMPVILLAGILAVAGHNWPVFLHCRGGRGEATTIGVLFLLVTWPMLIAGLVSLLTLLKTKNVTLASVPLFVLLPFLGWVFHVKGIYIIYGMALPSLVALTHLSRVWRQVPHQV
- a CDS encoding MerR family DNA-binding transcriptional regulator; its protein translation is MANQSFNINEAAKRLNVSTRTIRRYIKAGKLKAELVKGSFGDEYRILELPPQLDPNLTMDNGKTAGKTSGQPSSESFDLIRELQEKNLALAAQLGAAAERIRNLEGQVKLLAPPKPEKPVAEPWWQRLREVLQRRKKA